From the genome of Helicoverpa zea isolate HzStark_Cry1AcR chromosome 1, ilHelZeax1.1, whole genome shotgun sequence, one region includes:
- the LOC124629802 gene encoding sodium/hydrogen exchanger 7 isoform X11, which yields MNILPSFASFLLYLVAQCQASGTDIALDAKATLLHRIDSLNLLIYTCLLTLTVLTIWVFKHRRVSWLHETGLAVIYGLIVGAIIRYAASTNQVTYINVHPAPETKYNLSVPPDMLRLHFPDKMQVSSGDAPVPNKTYAYSFRGEIVNVEQNEIDLKATFDPEIFFNIILPPIIFHAGYCLKRKYFFRNLGAILTFAMVGTALSALVIGSLMYGCVQLMPASLASSFTFLDTLYFGALISPTDPLTVLAIFSQLKVDVNLYAMIFGESVLNDAVALVLSGAIQNYELRYSNDGGFEITAFLGAIGDFIGIFSLSLLVGALMGCLTALMTKFTHVREWPLLESALFVLMSYAAFLIAEVCELTGVVAVLFCGICQAHYTYNNLSSDSRNRTKQLFELLNFLAENFIFTYIGVSMFTFPKHHFDPWFIIAGFITSVLGRAVNIYPLSFLLNLGRKPPIPMNFQHMLFFSGLRGAMSFALAIRNTVSEARQAMLTTTSLIVIATVVLQGGAATHALAYLRIPTGETGNDENDALPYRDVRSLYQATDSAGPRGRMVVKWANGAKEVIMPWELNGIEDTPRDRGDGGTGQKARLARLWGAVDSKLLKPLLTHARPPLTETLPAFMRPLARVLTTTHQYTQGDSSLRRTDSDSDLCIDEQQPVPTSIDPQQLWPGLVDTRISVEGITGSNI from the exons ATGAATATCCTTCCGAGTTTCGCgtcatttcttttatatttagtgGCACAATGTCAAGCTTCTGGAACAGACATTGCGTTGGACGCAAAAGCCACACTTCTGCATCGTATAGACAGTTTAAATCTTCTAATATACACCTGTCTATTAACGTTAACTGTGCTGACTATTTGGGTATTTAAACACCGCCGTGTAAGCTGGCTTCACGAGACAGGACTTGCTGTTATTTATG GTCTTATCGTGGGAGCAATAATTCGCTATGCAGCTAGTACAAACCAAGTTACCTACATCAATGTGCACCCTGCACCGGAAACAAAGTACAATCTATCTGTCCCACCAGACATGCTGCGCCTGCACTTCCCAGATAAAATGCAGGTGTCTTCAGGAG ATGCTCCGGTACCAAATAAGACTTATGCATATAGCTTTAGAGGAGAAATAGTAAATGTTGAGCAGAATGAGATAGATCTGAAGGCAACATTTGATCCTGagatattttttaacataattttgcCACCTATCATATTCCATGCTGGATATTGTCTGAAAAGG AAATATTTCTTCCGCAATCTGGGCGCGATATTGACGTTCGCGATGGTGGGGACAGCACTATCAGCCCTGGTTATTGGCTCTCTGATGTACGGCTGTGTCCAACTGATGCCGGCCTCCTTGGCCTCAAGCTTCACCTTCCTAGACACTTTGTACTTCGGCGCCCTCATCTCACCCACCGACCCGCTGACAGTACTCGCCATCTTCTCACAATTGAAG GTGGACGTCAATCTTTATGCGATGATATTCGGTGAAAGCGTTCTCAATGACGCAGTGGCTCTTGTACTCAGCGG AGCCATACAAAACTATGAGTTGAGGTATTCCAATGATGGCGGGTTTGAAATTACGGCGTTTTTGGGAGCCATCGGAGATTTTATTGGGATCTTCAGCTTGTCACTACTGGTTGGAGCTCTTATGGGTTGTTTGACGGCATTG ATGACTAAGTTCACTCACGTGCGCGAGTGGCCGCTACTCGAGTCGGCTCTCTTCGTGCTCATGTCTTATGCTGCCTTCTTGATTGCTGAAGTCTGCGAGCTTACAG GTGTTGTAGCAGTGCTATTCTGCGGCATATGCCAGGCTCACTACACATACAACAACTTATCTTCCGACTCGCGCAATCGCACCAAGCAACTGTTCGAGCTACTAAACTTCTTGGCTGAGAACTTCATCTTTACGTACATCGGCGTCTCTATGTTCACGTTCCCTAAGCATCATTTCGATCCGTGGTTTATTATTGCTGGATTT ATCACATCGGTCCTCGGACGCGCTGTCAACATTTACCCACTCTCGTTCCTGCTCAACCTCGGACGAAAACCACCTATACCGATGAATTTCCAGCACATGTTATTCTTCTCAG GTCTTCGAGGTGCGATGTCCTTCGCGCTCGCCATTCGTAACACGGTGTCAGAGGCGCGACAAGCCATGTTAACGACCACGTCTCTGATTGTGATAGCTACTGTTGTACTGCAAGGAGGCGCCGCCACGCATGCGCTCGCATATCTACGTATACCTACTGG TGAAACGGGCAACGATGAAAATGACGCGCTACCGTATCGGGATGTCAGAAGC CTGTACCAGGCCACGGACTCTGCTGGACCG AGAGGCCGCATGGTAGTTAAGTGGGCTAATGGAGCGAAGGAAGTGATTATGCCTTGGGAACTAAACGGTATCGAA GACACACCCCGTGACCGCGGCGACGGCGGCACCGGTCAGAAGGCTCGTCTCGCACGTCTATGGGGCGCAGTAGACTCCAAGCTACTGAAGCCACTGCTGACTCACGCGCGACCGCCGCTTACGGAGACCTTGCCGGCGTTCATGAGGCCTCTAGCGAGGGTACTCACTACTACCCACCAGTATACGCAGGGG GACAGCTCGCTGCGTAGGACCGACTCCGATTCAGACCTTTGCATCGATGAGCAGCAACCAGTTCCTACGAGTATTGACCCTCAG CAATTATGGCCTGGACTGGTGGACACAAGGATTTCTGTAGAAGGTATCACTGGTAGCAAtatctaa
- the LOC124629802 gene encoding sodium/hydrogen exchanger 7 isoform X5 translates to MNILPSFASFLLYLVAQCQASGTDIALDAKATLLHRIDSLNLLIYTCLLTLTVLTIWVFKHRRVSWLHETGLAVIYGLIVGAIIRYAASTNQVTYINVHPAPETKYNLSVPPDMLRLHFPDKMQVSSGDAPVPNKTYAYSFRGEIVNVEQNEIDLKATFDPEIFFNIILPPIIFHAGYCLKRKYFFRNLGAILTFAMVGTALSALVIGSLMYGCVQLMPASLASSFTFLDTLYFGALISPTDPLTVLAIFSQLKVDVNLYAMIFGESVLNDAVALVLSGAIQNYELRYSNDGGFEITAFLGAIGDFIGIFSLSLLVGALMGCLTALMTKFTHVREWPLLESALFVLMSYAAFLIAEVCELTGVVAVLFCGICQAHYTYNNLSSDSRNRTKQLFELLNFLAENFIFTYIGVSMFTFPKHHFDPWFIIAGFITSVLGRAVNIYPLSFLLNLGRKPPIPMNFQHMLFFSGLRGAMSFALAIRNTVSEARQAMLTTTSLIVIATVVLQGGAATHALAYLRIPTGETGNDENDALPYRDVRSRGRMVVKWANGAKEVIMPWELNGIEDTPRDRGDGGTGQKARLARLWGAVDSKLLKPLLTHARPPLTETLPAFMRPLARVLTTTHQYTQGDSSLRRTDSDSDLCIDEQQPVPTSIDPQLSINVRNGYGHV, encoded by the exons ATGAATATCCTTCCGAGTTTCGCgtcatttcttttatatttagtgGCACAATGTCAAGCTTCTGGAACAGACATTGCGTTGGACGCAAAAGCCACACTTCTGCATCGTATAGACAGTTTAAATCTTCTAATATACACCTGTCTATTAACGTTAACTGTGCTGACTATTTGGGTATTTAAACACCGCCGTGTAAGCTGGCTTCACGAGACAGGACTTGCTGTTATTTATG GTCTTATCGTGGGAGCAATAATTCGCTATGCAGCTAGTACAAACCAAGTTACCTACATCAATGTGCACCCTGCACCGGAAACAAAGTACAATCTATCTGTCCCACCAGACATGCTGCGCCTGCACTTCCCAGATAAAATGCAGGTGTCTTCAGGAG ATGCTCCGGTACCAAATAAGACTTATGCATATAGCTTTAGAGGAGAAATAGTAAATGTTGAGCAGAATGAGATAGATCTGAAGGCAACATTTGATCCTGagatattttttaacataattttgcCACCTATCATATTCCATGCTGGATATTGTCTGAAAAGG AAATATTTCTTCCGCAATCTGGGCGCGATATTGACGTTCGCGATGGTGGGGACAGCACTATCAGCCCTGGTTATTGGCTCTCTGATGTACGGCTGTGTCCAACTGATGCCGGCCTCCTTGGCCTCAAGCTTCACCTTCCTAGACACTTTGTACTTCGGCGCCCTCATCTCACCCACCGACCCGCTGACAGTACTCGCCATCTTCTCACAATTGAAG GTGGACGTCAATCTTTATGCGATGATATTCGGTGAAAGCGTTCTCAATGACGCAGTGGCTCTTGTACTCAGCGG AGCCATACAAAACTATGAGTTGAGGTATTCCAATGATGGCGGGTTTGAAATTACGGCGTTTTTGGGAGCCATCGGAGATTTTATTGGGATCTTCAGCTTGTCACTACTGGTTGGAGCTCTTATGGGTTGTTTGACGGCATTG ATGACTAAGTTCACTCACGTGCGCGAGTGGCCGCTACTCGAGTCGGCTCTCTTCGTGCTCATGTCTTATGCTGCCTTCTTGATTGCTGAAGTCTGCGAGCTTACAG GTGTTGTAGCAGTGCTATTCTGCGGCATATGCCAGGCTCACTACACATACAACAACTTATCTTCCGACTCGCGCAATCGCACCAAGCAACTGTTCGAGCTACTAAACTTCTTGGCTGAGAACTTCATCTTTACGTACATCGGCGTCTCTATGTTCACGTTCCCTAAGCATCATTTCGATCCGTGGTTTATTATTGCTGGATTT ATCACATCGGTCCTCGGACGCGCTGTCAACATTTACCCACTCTCGTTCCTGCTCAACCTCGGACGAAAACCACCTATACCGATGAATTTCCAGCACATGTTATTCTTCTCAG GTCTTCGAGGTGCGATGTCCTTCGCGCTCGCCATTCGTAACACGGTGTCAGAGGCGCGACAAGCCATGTTAACGACCACGTCTCTGATTGTGATAGCTACTGTTGTACTGCAAGGAGGCGCCGCCACGCATGCGCTCGCATATCTACGTATACCTACTGG TGAAACGGGCAACGATGAAAATGACGCGCTACCGTATCGGGATGTCAGAAGC AGAGGCCGCATGGTAGTTAAGTGGGCTAATGGAGCGAAGGAAGTGATTATGCCTTGGGAACTAAACGGTATCGAA GACACACCCCGTGACCGCGGCGACGGCGGCACCGGTCAGAAGGCTCGTCTCGCACGTCTATGGGGCGCAGTAGACTCCAAGCTACTGAAGCCACTGCTGACTCACGCGCGACCGCCGCTTACGGAGACCTTGCCGGCGTTCATGAGGCCTCTAGCGAGGGTACTCACTACTACCCACCAGTATACGCAGGGG GACAGCTCGCTGCGTAGGACCGACTCCGATTCAGACCTTTGCATCGATGAGCAGCAACCAGTTCCTACGAGTATTGACCCTCAG CTATCGATTAACGTTCGGAATGGATATGGGCATGTTTGA
- the LOC124629802 gene encoding sodium/hydrogen exchanger 7 isoform X9 — MNILPSFASFLLYLVAQCQASGTDIALDAKATLLHRIDSLNLLIYTCLLTLTVLTIWVFKHRRVSWLHETGLAVIYGLIVGAIIRYAASTNQVTYINVHPAPETKYNLSVPPDMLRLHFPDKMQVSSGDAPVPNKTYAYSFRGEIVNVEQNEIDLKATFDPEIFFNIILPPIIFHAGYCLKRKYFFRNLGAILTFAMVGTALSALVIGSLMYGCVQLMPASLASSFTFLDTLYFGALISPTDPLTVLAIFSQLKVDVNLYAMIFGESVLNDAVALVLSGAIQNYELRYSNDGGFEITAFLGAIGDFIGIFSLSLLVGALMGCLTALMTKFTHVREWPLLESALFVLMSYAAFLIAEVCELTGVVAVLFCGICQAHYTYNNLSSDSRNRTKQLFELLNFLAENFIFTYIGVSMFTFPKHHFDPWFIIAGFITSVLGRAVNIYPLSFLLNLGRKPPIPMNFQHMLFFSGLRGAMSFALAIRNTVSEARQAMLTTTSLIVIATVVLQGGAATHALAYLRIPTGETGNDENDALPYRDVRSDTPRDRGDGGTGQKARLARLWGAVDSKLLKPLLTHARPPLTETLPAFMRPLARVLTTTHQYTQGDSSLRRTDSDSDLCIDEQQPVPTSIDPQLSINVRNGYGHV, encoded by the exons ATGAATATCCTTCCGAGTTTCGCgtcatttcttttatatttagtgGCACAATGTCAAGCTTCTGGAACAGACATTGCGTTGGACGCAAAAGCCACACTTCTGCATCGTATAGACAGTTTAAATCTTCTAATATACACCTGTCTATTAACGTTAACTGTGCTGACTATTTGGGTATTTAAACACCGCCGTGTAAGCTGGCTTCACGAGACAGGACTTGCTGTTATTTATG GTCTTATCGTGGGAGCAATAATTCGCTATGCAGCTAGTACAAACCAAGTTACCTACATCAATGTGCACCCTGCACCGGAAACAAAGTACAATCTATCTGTCCCACCAGACATGCTGCGCCTGCACTTCCCAGATAAAATGCAGGTGTCTTCAGGAG ATGCTCCGGTACCAAATAAGACTTATGCATATAGCTTTAGAGGAGAAATAGTAAATGTTGAGCAGAATGAGATAGATCTGAAGGCAACATTTGATCCTGagatattttttaacataattttgcCACCTATCATATTCCATGCTGGATATTGTCTGAAAAGG AAATATTTCTTCCGCAATCTGGGCGCGATATTGACGTTCGCGATGGTGGGGACAGCACTATCAGCCCTGGTTATTGGCTCTCTGATGTACGGCTGTGTCCAACTGATGCCGGCCTCCTTGGCCTCAAGCTTCACCTTCCTAGACACTTTGTACTTCGGCGCCCTCATCTCACCCACCGACCCGCTGACAGTACTCGCCATCTTCTCACAATTGAAG GTGGACGTCAATCTTTATGCGATGATATTCGGTGAAAGCGTTCTCAATGACGCAGTGGCTCTTGTACTCAGCGG AGCCATACAAAACTATGAGTTGAGGTATTCCAATGATGGCGGGTTTGAAATTACGGCGTTTTTGGGAGCCATCGGAGATTTTATTGGGATCTTCAGCTTGTCACTACTGGTTGGAGCTCTTATGGGTTGTTTGACGGCATTG ATGACTAAGTTCACTCACGTGCGCGAGTGGCCGCTACTCGAGTCGGCTCTCTTCGTGCTCATGTCTTATGCTGCCTTCTTGATTGCTGAAGTCTGCGAGCTTACAG GTGTTGTAGCAGTGCTATTCTGCGGCATATGCCAGGCTCACTACACATACAACAACTTATCTTCCGACTCGCGCAATCGCACCAAGCAACTGTTCGAGCTACTAAACTTCTTGGCTGAGAACTTCATCTTTACGTACATCGGCGTCTCTATGTTCACGTTCCCTAAGCATCATTTCGATCCGTGGTTTATTATTGCTGGATTT ATCACATCGGTCCTCGGACGCGCTGTCAACATTTACCCACTCTCGTTCCTGCTCAACCTCGGACGAAAACCACCTATACCGATGAATTTCCAGCACATGTTATTCTTCTCAG GTCTTCGAGGTGCGATGTCCTTCGCGCTCGCCATTCGTAACACGGTGTCAGAGGCGCGACAAGCCATGTTAACGACCACGTCTCTGATTGTGATAGCTACTGTTGTACTGCAAGGAGGCGCCGCCACGCATGCGCTCGCATATCTACGTATACCTACTGG TGAAACGGGCAACGATGAAAATGACGCGCTACCGTATCGGGATGTCAGAAGC GACACACCCCGTGACCGCGGCGACGGCGGCACCGGTCAGAAGGCTCGTCTCGCACGTCTATGGGGCGCAGTAGACTCCAAGCTACTGAAGCCACTGCTGACTCACGCGCGACCGCCGCTTACGGAGACCTTGCCGGCGTTCATGAGGCCTCTAGCGAGGGTACTCACTACTACCCACCAGTATACGCAGGGG GACAGCTCGCTGCGTAGGACCGACTCCGATTCAGACCTTTGCATCGATGAGCAGCAACCAGTTCCTACGAGTATTGACCCTCAG CTATCGATTAACGTTCGGAATGGATATGGGCATGTTTGA
- the LOC124629802 gene encoding sodium/hydrogen exchanger 7 isoform X8: MNILPSFASFLLYLVAQCQASGTDIALDAKATLLHRIDSLNLLIYTCLLTLTVLTIWVFKHRRVSWLHETGLAVIYGLIVGAIIRYAASTNQVTYINVHPAPETKYNLSVPPDMLRLHFPDKMQVSSGDAPVPNKTYAYSFRGEIVNVEQNEIDLKATFDPEIFFNIILPPIIFHAGYCLKRKYFFRNLGAILTFAMVGTALSALVIGSLMYGCVQLMPASLASSFTFLDTLYFGALISPTDPLTVLAIFSQLKVDVNLYAMIFGESVLNDAVALVLSGAIQNYELRYSNDGGFEITAFLGAIGDFIGIFSLSLLVGALMGCLTALMTKFTHVREWPLLESALFVLMSYAAFLIAEVCELTGVVAVLFCGICQAHYTYNNLSSDSRNRTKQLFELLNFLAENFIFTYIGVSMFTFPKHHFDPWFIIAGFITSVLGRAVNIYPLSFLLNLGRKPPIPMNFQHMLFFSGLRGAMSFALAIRNTVSEARQAMLTTTSLIVIATVVLQGGAATHALAYLRIPTGETGNDENDALPYRDVRSDTPRDRGDGGTGQKARLARLWGAVDSKLLKPLLTHARPPLTETLPAFMRPLARVLTTTHQYTQGYVLCPQDSSLRRTDSDSDLCIDEQQPVPTSIDPQLSINVRNGYGHV, encoded by the exons ATGAATATCCTTCCGAGTTTCGCgtcatttcttttatatttagtgGCACAATGTCAAGCTTCTGGAACAGACATTGCGTTGGACGCAAAAGCCACACTTCTGCATCGTATAGACAGTTTAAATCTTCTAATATACACCTGTCTATTAACGTTAACTGTGCTGACTATTTGGGTATTTAAACACCGCCGTGTAAGCTGGCTTCACGAGACAGGACTTGCTGTTATTTATG GTCTTATCGTGGGAGCAATAATTCGCTATGCAGCTAGTACAAACCAAGTTACCTACATCAATGTGCACCCTGCACCGGAAACAAAGTACAATCTATCTGTCCCACCAGACATGCTGCGCCTGCACTTCCCAGATAAAATGCAGGTGTCTTCAGGAG ATGCTCCGGTACCAAATAAGACTTATGCATATAGCTTTAGAGGAGAAATAGTAAATGTTGAGCAGAATGAGATAGATCTGAAGGCAACATTTGATCCTGagatattttttaacataattttgcCACCTATCATATTCCATGCTGGATATTGTCTGAAAAGG AAATATTTCTTCCGCAATCTGGGCGCGATATTGACGTTCGCGATGGTGGGGACAGCACTATCAGCCCTGGTTATTGGCTCTCTGATGTACGGCTGTGTCCAACTGATGCCGGCCTCCTTGGCCTCAAGCTTCACCTTCCTAGACACTTTGTACTTCGGCGCCCTCATCTCACCCACCGACCCGCTGACAGTACTCGCCATCTTCTCACAATTGAAG GTGGACGTCAATCTTTATGCGATGATATTCGGTGAAAGCGTTCTCAATGACGCAGTGGCTCTTGTACTCAGCGG AGCCATACAAAACTATGAGTTGAGGTATTCCAATGATGGCGGGTTTGAAATTACGGCGTTTTTGGGAGCCATCGGAGATTTTATTGGGATCTTCAGCTTGTCACTACTGGTTGGAGCTCTTATGGGTTGTTTGACGGCATTG ATGACTAAGTTCACTCACGTGCGCGAGTGGCCGCTACTCGAGTCGGCTCTCTTCGTGCTCATGTCTTATGCTGCCTTCTTGATTGCTGAAGTCTGCGAGCTTACAG GTGTTGTAGCAGTGCTATTCTGCGGCATATGCCAGGCTCACTACACATACAACAACTTATCTTCCGACTCGCGCAATCGCACCAAGCAACTGTTCGAGCTACTAAACTTCTTGGCTGAGAACTTCATCTTTACGTACATCGGCGTCTCTATGTTCACGTTCCCTAAGCATCATTTCGATCCGTGGTTTATTATTGCTGGATTT ATCACATCGGTCCTCGGACGCGCTGTCAACATTTACCCACTCTCGTTCCTGCTCAACCTCGGACGAAAACCACCTATACCGATGAATTTCCAGCACATGTTATTCTTCTCAG GTCTTCGAGGTGCGATGTCCTTCGCGCTCGCCATTCGTAACACGGTGTCAGAGGCGCGACAAGCCATGTTAACGACCACGTCTCTGATTGTGATAGCTACTGTTGTACTGCAAGGAGGCGCCGCCACGCATGCGCTCGCATATCTACGTATACCTACTGG TGAAACGGGCAACGATGAAAATGACGCGCTACCGTATCGGGATGTCAGAAGC GACACACCCCGTGACCGCGGCGACGGCGGCACCGGTCAGAAGGCTCGTCTCGCACGTCTATGGGGCGCAGTAGACTCCAAGCTACTGAAGCCACTGCTGACTCACGCGCGACCGCCGCTTACGGAGACCTTGCCGGCGTTCATGAGGCCTCTAGCGAGGGTACTCACTACTACCCACCAGTATACGCAGGGG TATGTTTTGTGTCCACAGGACAGCTCGCTGCGTAGGACCGACTCCGATTCAGACCTTTGCATCGATGAGCAGCAACCAGTTCCTACGAGTATTGACCCTCAG CTATCGATTAACGTTCGGAATGGATATGGGCATGTTTGA
- the LOC124629802 gene encoding sodium/hydrogen exchanger 7 isoform X7, which translates to MNILPSFASFLLYLVAQCQASGTDIALDAKATLLHRIDSLNLLIYTCLLTLTVLTIWVFKHRRVSWLHETGLAVIYGLIVGAIIRYAASTNQVTYINVHPAPETKYNLSVPPDMLRLHFPDKMQVSSGDAPVPNKTYAYSFRGEIVNVEQNEIDLKATFDPEIFFNIILPPIIFHAGYCLKRKYFFRNLGAILTFAMVGTALSALVIGSLMYGCVQLMPASLASSFTFLDTLYFGALISPTDPLTVLAIFSQLKVDVNLYAMIFGESVLNDAVALVLSGAIQNYELRYSNDGGFEITAFLGAIGDFIGIFSLSLLVGALMGCLTALMTKFTHVREWPLLESALFVLMSYAAFLIAEVCELTGVVAVLFCGICQAHYTYNNLSSDSRNRTKQLFELLNFLAENFIFTYIGVSMFTFPKHHFDPWFIIAGFITSVLGRAVNIYPLSFLLNLGRKPPIPMNFQHMLFFSGLRGAMSFALAIRNTVSEARQAMLTTTSLIVIATVVLQGGAATHALAYLRIPTGETGNDENDALPYRDVRSLYQATDSAGPDTPRDRGDGGTGQKARLARLWGAVDSKLLKPLLTHARPPLTETLPAFMRPLARVLTTTHQYTQGYVLCPQDSSLRRTDSDSDLCIDEQQPVPTSIDPQLSINVRNGYGHV; encoded by the exons ATGAATATCCTTCCGAGTTTCGCgtcatttcttttatatttagtgGCACAATGTCAAGCTTCTGGAACAGACATTGCGTTGGACGCAAAAGCCACACTTCTGCATCGTATAGACAGTTTAAATCTTCTAATATACACCTGTCTATTAACGTTAACTGTGCTGACTATTTGGGTATTTAAACACCGCCGTGTAAGCTGGCTTCACGAGACAGGACTTGCTGTTATTTATG GTCTTATCGTGGGAGCAATAATTCGCTATGCAGCTAGTACAAACCAAGTTACCTACATCAATGTGCACCCTGCACCGGAAACAAAGTACAATCTATCTGTCCCACCAGACATGCTGCGCCTGCACTTCCCAGATAAAATGCAGGTGTCTTCAGGAG ATGCTCCGGTACCAAATAAGACTTATGCATATAGCTTTAGAGGAGAAATAGTAAATGTTGAGCAGAATGAGATAGATCTGAAGGCAACATTTGATCCTGagatattttttaacataattttgcCACCTATCATATTCCATGCTGGATATTGTCTGAAAAGG AAATATTTCTTCCGCAATCTGGGCGCGATATTGACGTTCGCGATGGTGGGGACAGCACTATCAGCCCTGGTTATTGGCTCTCTGATGTACGGCTGTGTCCAACTGATGCCGGCCTCCTTGGCCTCAAGCTTCACCTTCCTAGACACTTTGTACTTCGGCGCCCTCATCTCACCCACCGACCCGCTGACAGTACTCGCCATCTTCTCACAATTGAAG GTGGACGTCAATCTTTATGCGATGATATTCGGTGAAAGCGTTCTCAATGACGCAGTGGCTCTTGTACTCAGCGG AGCCATACAAAACTATGAGTTGAGGTATTCCAATGATGGCGGGTTTGAAATTACGGCGTTTTTGGGAGCCATCGGAGATTTTATTGGGATCTTCAGCTTGTCACTACTGGTTGGAGCTCTTATGGGTTGTTTGACGGCATTG ATGACTAAGTTCACTCACGTGCGCGAGTGGCCGCTACTCGAGTCGGCTCTCTTCGTGCTCATGTCTTATGCTGCCTTCTTGATTGCTGAAGTCTGCGAGCTTACAG GTGTTGTAGCAGTGCTATTCTGCGGCATATGCCAGGCTCACTACACATACAACAACTTATCTTCCGACTCGCGCAATCGCACCAAGCAACTGTTCGAGCTACTAAACTTCTTGGCTGAGAACTTCATCTTTACGTACATCGGCGTCTCTATGTTCACGTTCCCTAAGCATCATTTCGATCCGTGGTTTATTATTGCTGGATTT ATCACATCGGTCCTCGGACGCGCTGTCAACATTTACCCACTCTCGTTCCTGCTCAACCTCGGACGAAAACCACCTATACCGATGAATTTCCAGCACATGTTATTCTTCTCAG GTCTTCGAGGTGCGATGTCCTTCGCGCTCGCCATTCGTAACACGGTGTCAGAGGCGCGACAAGCCATGTTAACGACCACGTCTCTGATTGTGATAGCTACTGTTGTACTGCAAGGAGGCGCCGCCACGCATGCGCTCGCATATCTACGTATACCTACTGG TGAAACGGGCAACGATGAAAATGACGCGCTACCGTATCGGGATGTCAGAAGC CTGTACCAGGCCACGGACTCTGCTGGACCG GACACACCCCGTGACCGCGGCGACGGCGGCACCGGTCAGAAGGCTCGTCTCGCACGTCTATGGGGCGCAGTAGACTCCAAGCTACTGAAGCCACTGCTGACTCACGCGCGACCGCCGCTTACGGAGACCTTGCCGGCGTTCATGAGGCCTCTAGCGAGGGTACTCACTACTACCCACCAGTATACGCAGGGG TATGTTTTGTGTCCACAGGACAGCTCGCTGCGTAGGACCGACTCCGATTCAGACCTTTGCATCGATGAGCAGCAACCAGTTCCTACGAGTATTGACCCTCAG CTATCGATTAACGTTCGGAATGGATATGGGCATGTTTGA